From Cyclobacteriaceae bacterium, a single genomic window includes:
- a CDS encoding BamA/TamA family outer membrane protein: MKLILDFESIRGAKLKVTKISIGLCMGLVISGCVGTKYLEKDQKLLDKQSIKVPKGFDKEGLNDDFYVQKANRRFLGLPINTLTWMYYLGLRRFNKETSWFIQSKNDFVRKKEKKEKKFDRKIAATDNDQKKINLQFRKQQKIEALNFKIENGNLPMQWGEKVSVYDSANVTATVDKINIYLFNEGYFLGSTKPEIIEKKRKVKVKYIVTPGQPFLYDTIFYRIADTAVMQLVRRYEPLSKLKIGDRYEQKKISEERDRIDLMLKDHGYYDFSKQYIDFQIDTAFRRRNAIALQMAISDPVNHAHHKVFRIDSVNFTTDASVKNKSGVKRTSTYYHDIKYNYFLDQYNKKILTNRVFIHRDSLYSRTNTFSTQRQLANLDIFKFVNINYDTSGGKFIANIFTSPLDRYSWTNEAGVTVTQGFPGPYYSLSFKKRNIFHGLEIFELNGRFGFEGVASATEIGNVYKSTEANINTSVTFPQFLFPLGKAAEGFGKYNPKTRLLAGYTYTDRPEYQRSNVTISGTYTWESKNRTRQYSLTLVNLQIIQSTTDSAFNATLLNLQATQGNNLINSFKPSLVSSTIFAMTWNPNNYGNNDRSSYFMQVKAESGGTLFNFYTPTYATDRGLQTYKYLRLGLDYRRKKIIDRNTSVAFRLNTGVSYSYGGNNALPYEKYFFIGGSNSVRAWRPRRLGIGSFPPNLSTDPISNGLFDYRYEKPGEILLEGSIEWRKHLFGFVNGAIFIDAGNVWSFQQATTPATSETTASWSSQGNTKFYFDKFYNEIAVGTGFGLRFDFNFLVLRVDVGMKAWDPSRPEGERFVLDRISFSQPYAVRNADGSYSNYKEPVIWNVGIGYPF, encoded by the coding sequence ATGAAGCTGATCTTGGATTTCGAAAGCATACGCGGGGCAAAACTGAAAGTTACCAAAATTTCGATTGGGCTGTGTATGGGTCTTGTGATCAGCGGATGTGTTGGCACCAAGTATCTCGAGAAAGATCAGAAGCTCCTTGACAAGCAGTCGATCAAAGTTCCCAAAGGTTTTGACAAGGAAGGACTCAACGACGATTTCTATGTTCAGAAAGCAAACCGCCGGTTCCTGGGGTTGCCGATCAACACCCTTACCTGGATGTATTATCTGGGATTAAGGCGCTTCAATAAAGAGACTTCGTGGTTCATTCAAAGCAAGAATGATTTCGTCCGGAAAAAGGAAAAGAAAGAGAAGAAGTTTGACAGAAAGATCGCGGCAACAGACAACGATCAGAAGAAAATAAATCTTCAGTTCCGCAAGCAGCAAAAGATCGAAGCCCTCAATTTCAAAATCGAAAACGGAAATCTTCCCATGCAATGGGGTGAAAAGGTTTCAGTCTATGATTCCGCCAATGTTACCGCTACCGTCGACAAGATCAACATCTATCTCTTCAACGAAGGCTATTTCCTGGGATCCACAAAACCGGAGATCATCGAAAAGAAACGGAAGGTAAAAGTGAAATATATCGTCACGCCGGGACAGCCATTCCTGTATGACACTATTTTCTATAGAATTGCCGACACAGCGGTAATGCAGCTGGTGAGACGTTATGAGCCGTTGAGCAAGCTAAAGATCGGCGATCGGTACGAACAAAAGAAGATCAGTGAAGAGCGGGACCGTATTGATCTCATGCTTAAAGATCATGGCTATTACGATTTCAGCAAGCAGTACATTGACTTCCAGATCGACACCGCATTCAGAAGGCGAAATGCTATTGCCCTTCAAATGGCCATCTCAGATCCTGTCAATCACGCACATCACAAAGTATTCAGGATAGACTCTGTCAACTTTACCACCGATGCCAGTGTGAAGAACAAATCGGGTGTCAAAAGAACCTCCACATACTATCATGATATCAAATACAATTATTTCCTGGACCAGTATAACAAGAAAATATTAACCAATCGTGTTTTCATTCACCGCGACAGTCTTTATAGTCGTACAAATACTTTTTCAACACAACGTCAGCTTGCCAATCTTGATATCTTCAAGTTTGTCAATATCAATTATGACACCTCTGGAGGAAAATTCATCGCCAATATTTTTACCAGTCCGCTGGATCGCTACTCCTGGACGAATGAAGCGGGTGTGACTGTGACACAGGGATTCCCGGGTCCGTATTATAGTCTCAGCTTTAAGAAGAGAAATATCTTTCATGGTCTTGAAATATTTGAACTGAATGGAAGATTCGGATTTGAAGGTGTTGCTTCTGCAACAGAGATTGGAAACGTTTATAAAAGCACGGAGGCCAACATCAATACTTCCGTAACCTTTCCACAGTTCCTTTTTCCATTGGGGAAAGCTGCTGAAGGTTTTGGTAAGTACAATCCCAAGACGCGACTGCTGGCAGGATATACGTATACTGACCGGCCCGAGTATCAGCGATCCAACGTAACGATATCTGGAACCTATACATGGGAGAGTAAGAACAGGACGCGCCAGTATTCACTGACACTGGTAAATCTGCAGATCATCCAGTCGACAACAGACAGTGCATTCAACGCTACTCTTTTGAATCTGCAGGCCACACAGGGCAATAACCTGATCAACTCATTCAAACCATCGCTGGTCAGCAGTACCATCTTTGCCATGACCTGGAATCCGAATAACTATGGTAATAATGACAGGAGCTCTTACTTTATGCAGGTGAAAGCAGAAAGCGGCGGCACGCTCTTTAACTTCTACACACCTACCTATGCTACCGATCGCGGACTTCAGACTTACAAATACTTGCGACTGGGACTCGATTACAGAAGAAAGAAGATCATTGACCGCAATACTTCCGTTGCCTTCCGCCTGAATACAGGAGTCTCCTACTCTTATGGAGGCAACAATGCCCTTCCATATGAAAAGTATTTCTTCATCGGAGGAAGTAACAGCGTTCGTGCATGGCGTCCACGAAGGTTGGGGATAGGTTCCTTCCCTCCGAACCTCAGCACCGATCCTATAAGCAATGGACTGTTTGACTACCGATATGAGAAGCCGGGAGAAATTCTATTGGAGGGAAGTATCGAATGGCGCAAGCATCTTTTTGGATTCGTCAACGGAGCCATCTTCATTGATGCCGGAAATGTATGGTCATTCCAACAGGCAACAACGCCTGCCACCAGCGAAACAACTGCGAGCTGGTCAAGCCAGGGTAATACAAAATTCTATTTCGATAAGTTCTACAATGAAATTGCTGTCGGCACCGGCTTCGGACTTCGCTTTGATTTTAATTTCCTTGTACTCAGAGTGGATGTAGGGATGAAAGCGTGGGATCCATCCAGACCTGAAGGTGAACGCTTTGTGCTTGACAGGATCAGCTTCTCCCAACCATACGCGGTAAGGAATGCAGATGGATCGTATTCAAATTATAAAGAGCCGGTGATCTGGAATGTGGGGATCGGATATCCGTTCTGA
- a CDS encoding queuosine precursor transporter, whose translation MEQELDQKKNRLLIVLSGIFLTNALIAEMIGVKIFSGENTLGLAPANLDILGFTMDFNLTAGAVIWPVVFITSDLINEYFGQPGVKRLSYLTAGLIAYSFIVIFLTMKLPPAGWWLDANNVDSAGNYFNMDFAFNKIFGQGQRIIIGSLSAFLIGQLADVYIFHKLRLMTGSKKLWLRATGSTLVSQLIDSFVVLFIAFYGVFTTKQIIAIGITNYIYKFVVAILLTPAVYAGHSIIDKYLGKEQAHRLSEEASHQSKKFL comes from the coding sequence ATGGAACAGGAACTTGATCAGAAGAAGAACAGACTGCTGATCGTATTGAGCGGGATCTTCCTGACCAATGCGCTCATCGCTGAAATGATCGGCGTAAAGATCTTCTCAGGAGAGAATACCCTCGGCCTCGCTCCTGCCAATCTTGATATCCTTGGATTTACCATGGACTTCAATCTTACTGCGGGTGCTGTCATCTGGCCAGTAGTGTTCATCACTTCCGATCTCATCAATGAGTACTTCGGTCAGCCAGGTGTAAAGCGACTCAGCTATCTTACCGCAGGACTCATCGCCTACTCTTTTATCGTCATCTTCCTCACGATGAAGTTGCCTCCCGCAGGATGGTGGCTCGATGCCAACAATGTTGACTCAGCAGGAAACTATTTCAACATGGACTTTGCGTTCAACAAGATCTTCGGTCAGGGACAACGGATCATCATTGGTTCATTGTCGGCATTCCTGATCGGGCAGCTTGCCGATGTTTACATCTTTCACAAGCTGCGACTGATGACAGGATCTAAAAAGTTATGGCTGAGAGCAACCGGTTCTACATTGGTGTCACAGCTGATCGACAGCTTCGTAGTATTGTTCATTGCATTCTACGGAGTATTTACAACCAAGCAGATCATTGCCATCGGTATCACCAACTACATCTACAAATTTGTAGTAGCCATCTTACTGACGCCGGCAGTTTATGCGGGGCATTCGATCATCGACAAGTATCTTGGGAAAGAGCAGGCACACCGCCTTTCAGAAGAGGCGTCTCATCAAAGCAAAAAGTTTCTATAG
- a CDS encoding RNA methyltransferase, whose translation MLSKSKISFIKSLQVKKYRQAEQCFLIQGAKTVNETLTSDFEILTLLGTQEFLSSVDDTILGKVKEIIRVSETELTTVGSVETNNSALAVVRMKAQVKPSIKSTDFVLVLDDIRDPGNLGTIIRTAEWYGIRAIIASPETTDFYNPKVISATMGSFLRTNVFYTALPEFLSGVSMPVYGTFLKGENIHTMKFGKGGLIVIGNESKGISEPVQKFVTNRITIPRFGEAESLNASTATAIVLDNLRRSL comes from the coding sequence ATGCTTTCGAAATCCAAGATCAGCTTCATTAAGTCCCTGCAAGTAAAGAAATACCGCCAAGCGGAGCAATGCTTTCTCATTCAGGGTGCTAAGACGGTGAATGAAACACTGACTTCCGACTTCGAGATATTGACGCTTCTGGGCACACAGGAGTTTCTGAGTTCTGTTGACGACACAATATTAGGTAAAGTCAAAGAGATCATCCGGGTGTCAGAAACAGAACTTACTACCGTCGGCTCTGTTGAGACAAATAATTCTGCTCTGGCTGTCGTCAGGATGAAGGCCCAGGTAAAACCTTCGATCAAGTCCACCGATTTTGTGCTCGTCCTCGACGACATCCGCGATCCCGGAAACCTTGGAACCATCATCCGCACAGCAGAATGGTATGGTATCAGGGCGATCATTGCTTCACCGGAGACGACCGATTTCTATAATCCGAAAGTCATCAGCGCCACCATGGGTTCTTTCCTGAGAACGAATGTATTCTACACCGCCTTGCCTGAATTTCTGTCAGGCGTATCGATGCCAGTCTATGGTACTTTCCTGAAAGGAGAGAATATCCACACCATGAAATTTGGCAAAGGTGGATTGATCGTGATTGGCAATGAGTCCAAAGGAATATCAGAACCCGTTCAGAAATTTGTGACGAATCGGATTACCATCCCAAGGTTCGGAGAAGCAGAGTCTTTGAATGCTTCAACAGCAACGGCGATTGTTCTCGACAATCTACGCCGAAGTCTATAG